One stretch of Corallococcus soli DNA includes these proteins:
- a CDS encoding efflux transporter outer membrane subunit — protein MDSTRQGMNPGRAPFVGAWPLLGVLTALSGCTVGPNFTKPQAEVAKEWRTQGDPRLSTQAAVDTQWWKSFGDPALDRLVEVAYRQNLPLQVAGLRIVEARAQLGVLTGQQYPQIQVATGSAAAVGRSENSAAANLVDLTNLGSLDRHYLEYQLGFDALWEVDFWGKYRRGVESGAAALLASVADYQSSLVALTAEVARTYVLVRTYEVLIDQGRENVRIQEEGFRIAESRFTNGVTSELDVAQAATLLESTRATIPQLEGGLEQARNALSTLLGQPTGAVEALLAGPKQIPLAPATVAVGMPAEILRRRPDVRSAELFAAAQCARIGIAEADLYPSFSLFGTIGLEASTSGTSSGNLFSLGSLVYSIGPRIVFPFLNYGRLKNGVRVEDARFQQLLVNYRNTVLKAGQEVADALTGYVNAQKAMAFQQAAVKAAQRSVELAVVQYREGAVDYQRVLDAQRSLLQQQNNLVQTNSSIATNLVALYKALGGGWEVRRDQPVVPEPMQGEMEKRTDWGDMLSKPRTQEVKHSSQPEEQ, from the coding sequence ATGGACAGCACCAGGCAGGGGATGAACCCGGGGCGTGCACCCTTCGTCGGCGCGTGGCCGCTGCTCGGCGTCCTGACGGCGCTCTCCGGATGCACGGTAGGTCCCAACTTCACGAAGCCTCAGGCCGAGGTGGCCAAGGAGTGGCGCACCCAGGGCGACCCACGACTTTCGACGCAGGCAGCGGTCGACACCCAATGGTGGAAGTCGTTTGGCGATCCGGCGCTCGATCGCCTCGTCGAGGTCGCCTATCGGCAGAACCTGCCGCTGCAGGTCGCGGGTCTGAGGATCGTGGAGGCGCGCGCCCAGTTGGGTGTCCTCACCGGCCAGCAGTATCCGCAGATCCAGGTGGCCACCGGCAGCGCCGCCGCGGTGGGACGCAGTGAGAACTCAGCCGCGGCCAACCTGGTGGATCTGACCAATCTTGGCTCCCTCGACCGCCACTACCTGGAATACCAGTTGGGCTTCGACGCGCTGTGGGAGGTGGACTTCTGGGGCAAGTACCGGCGGGGCGTGGAGTCGGGGGCCGCCGCCCTGCTCGCGTCGGTGGCGGACTACCAGTCCTCGCTCGTCGCGCTCACCGCGGAGGTGGCGCGAACCTATGTCCTGGTCCGGACGTACGAGGTGCTCATCGACCAGGGCCGGGAGAACGTCAGGATCCAGGAGGAGGGCTTCCGGATCGCGGAGTCGCGCTTCACCAACGGCGTCACCTCGGAGCTCGATGTGGCGCAGGCCGCGACCCTGCTGGAGAGCACCCGGGCCACCATCCCCCAGTTGGAGGGCGGGCTGGAGCAGGCCCGAAACGCGCTGAGCACGCTCCTGGGCCAGCCCACGGGCGCCGTGGAGGCCCTGCTGGCGGGCCCCAAGCAGATTCCGCTGGCGCCCGCGACGGTGGCCGTCGGCATGCCGGCGGAGATCCTGCGGCGGCGGCCGGATGTCCGCAGCGCCGAGCTGTTCGCCGCCGCGCAGTGTGCCCGGATCGGCATCGCCGAGGCGGACCTCTATCCGAGCTTCTCCCTCTTCGGGACGATCGGGCTGGAGGCGAGCACCAGCGGCACGTCCTCCGGCAACCTCTTCTCCCTGGGAAGTCTGGTGTATTCCATTGGCCCCCGGATCGTCTTTCCCTTCCTGAACTACGGCCGCCTGAAGAATGGCGTGCGGGTCGAAGACGCGCGGTTCCAGCAATTGCTCGTCAACTACCGCAACACGGTGCTCAAGGCGGGCCAGGAGGTGGCGGACGCCCTGACGGGCTACGTCAATGCCCAGAAGGCCATGGCGTTCCAGCAAGCCGCCGTGAAGGCCGCGCAGCGGTCGGTGGAGCTCGCCGTGGTGCAGTACCGGGAAGGCGCCGTGGACTACCAGCGCGTGCTGGACGCGCAACGCTCGCTCTTGCAGCAGCAGAACAACCTGGTCCAGACGAACTCCTCCATCGCCACGAACCTGGTCGCCCTCTACAAGGCGCTGGGCGGGGGCTGGGAGGTCCGCCGGGATCAGCCCGTCGTGCCGGAACCCATGCAAGGCGAGATGGAGAAGCGGACCGACTGGGGCGACATGTTGTCGAAGCCGCGGACGCAGGAAGTCAAGCACAGCTCGCAGCCGGAAGAGCAATAG